CACCGAACTACGAGAAACCCGCCCGTCTGCGAACTACGAGGAGCCAGTCTGAACGGTATCGACGACACCGCGGAGATAGCCGACGGTGTACCCTCGGCTGCGGTGTCGCCAATCGGTGTCGCCCGTCATTTCGGGGACGTGATCCGGGATCACGACGCCGTCGTAGCCGATCTCGTCGAGCGTTTCGACGACCTCGATCGTGTCGAAGTTCCCCTCGTCGACGAACGTCTCGTGGAACCGCGGGACGGTGCCGACGACGTCGCGGAAGTGGATGAAGCCGATCTGATCGCGCTCACTGAACGTCCGGAGGACGTCGGTGACGTCCTCGCCCATCTGCGAGAAGCATCCGAGACAGAGCTTCAAGCTGTGGTTGTCGCTCGGGACGAGCCCCATCGCCTTCTCGAAGTTCTCCACGCTCCGACAGAGTCGCGGGATCCCGCACATCGACTCGATAACCGGCGGATCGACCGGGTGCAACGCCAGCTCGACGCCGGCCTCTTCGGCGACCGGCAGCACCCGCTCGAGGAAGGCCTCGTAGTTGTCCCAGAACTCGGCTTCGGTGTACTCGCGCTCGAGGCCCGGCGCGAGTTCGTCGGGATCGTCGACCTCCTCGTAGTCGAACGCCGTTCCCTGCGCACCGCCGCGGAGGTCGGCCGTACCGGTCCGCATCGGCACGACACCCCGCGGGTTCCACTGGTACCCGAGAATCGGGATGTCCGCTTCGCCGAGGTTCCGAACGAGCGTCGTGATCTGCTCGAGCGCCTCGTCCGCTCCCTCGCGGTCGAACATGATGTCGCCGTACAGCGAGTACGGCAGCGACTGGATCCCAGTCAGGGTGAGACCGGCTTCCTCGACGCGGTCTCTGGCCGCCTCGAGGTCCGCGACCGAGGGGATCGCGTCGCGTCCGACCGCGAGCGTGGCATCCGCGTCGCGGTCGTTGAACTCGTCGGGTTCCTCGTCGACGTCCGCGTGATCAACGAAGATGTCCGTCGCGCCGAGCTGGCGAATGTACTTGAGCCGCGGGTTCGAAAGGGATCGGGTGCGAACGCCGACCCTGATCGTCGTGTCGGTAGTCATATGGTACGTATTGACGTAGCCCTATCTCCACGGCGACGGAGTATCGTTCTTACGGAATAGTACTCAATGCTCGCCATTCTCGGGCTCTCACTGGCCACTCACGGCTTGACATCCTCCTCCGGCTGAAGCCGGAGGAATCCCGAGTCAAGCGAATCAAAGATTCGCGTCCCTCGCAAATCTCCGATTTGCTTAGCGTTGGGATATTAGGGTTTGCAGTCTCCCTGTTTTCTCGTTTTGAACGTCCCGCTCTCGCGGTCGAACAGGAAGACTCCGGGCTATGCCAACCAGCCGTTACTCATATCCCCGGTCGGGGGACTTTGAGTTATCTTTCGTCGGAT
This genomic interval from Haloterrigena sp. KLK7 contains the following:
- a CDS encoding mannonate dehydratase codes for the protein MTTDTTIRVGVRTRSLSNPRLKYIRQLGATDIFVDHADVDEEPDEFNDRDADATLAVGRDAIPSVADLEAARDRVEEAGLTLTGIQSLPYSLYGDIMFDREGADEALEQITTLVRNLGEADIPILGYQWNPRGVVPMRTGTADLRGGAQGTAFDYEEVDDPDELAPGLEREYTEAEFWDNYEAFLERVLPVAEEAGVELALHPVDPPVIESMCGIPRLCRSVENFEKAMGLVPSDNHSLKLCLGCFSQMGEDVTDVLRTFSERDQIGFIHFRDVVGTVPRFHETFVDEGNFDTIEVVETLDEIGYDGVVIPDHVPEMTGDTDWRHRSRGYTVGYLRGVVDTVQTGSS